One segment of Vagococcus martis DNA contains the following:
- a CDS encoding ABC transporter substrate-binding protein has protein sequence MKKKMLSSLVGLAAVGLLVGCGNKSAETDSSVQRIGILQYMEHKSLDKAREGFIAELKDEGYEDGKNIKIDSLNSQGDQANLKSMSEKLVKEKSDVILTIATPAAISVATETTDIPIIFTAVTDAVSAGLVDSNEKPGKNITGTSDMVPIDKQTNLLLSIVPDAKTIGIIYNSSEENSVIQAKLAKEAIEKKGVKVKESTVTSTNDVQQVMTALAGEVDGVYIPTDNTLANTMETVGEIARNKKLPIVTGSAEDVKVGALATYGLDYEKLGRQTGKLAVKILKGEAKPADLAVDTPTDLDLVVNEDMAKALGIDPSTIK, from the coding sequence ATGAAGAAAAAAATGTTAAGTAGTTTAGTCGGATTAGCAGCAGTAGGATTATTAGTTGGATGTGGAAACAAAAGTGCGGAAACGGATTCGAGTGTACAAAGAATCGGGATCCTACAATATATGGAGCATAAATCTTTAGATAAAGCCAGAGAAGGATTTATTGCTGAATTGAAGGATGAAGGTTACGAAGATGGGAAAAACATAAAAATTGATTCTCTAAATTCACAAGGAGATCAAGCAAATCTAAAAAGTATGAGTGAAAAATTAGTAAAAGAGAAAAGTGATGTGATTTTAACTATCGCAACACCAGCAGCTATTTCAGTAGCGACAGAAACAACAGATATACCTATAATATTCACTGCGGTGACAGATGCTGTGTCGGCAGGTCTAGTAGATAGTAATGAAAAACCAGGTAAAAATATTACAGGAACGAGTGATATGGTACCAATAGACAAACAAACAAATCTATTGTTATCAATTGTTCCAGATGCAAAAACGATTGGAATTATTTATAACTCAAGTGAGGAAAACTCAGTTATTCAAGCGAAATTAGCAAAAGAAGCCATTGAGAAAAAAGGTGTCAAAGTCAAAGAATCAACCGTGACTTCAACAAATGATGTGCAACAGGTTATGACAGCTCTAGCAGGAGAAGTAGATGGTGTGTATATTCCAACTGATAATACTTTAGCTAATACCATGGAGACAGTTGGTGAGATTGCACGAAATAAAAAATTACCGATAGTTACTGGATCTGCAGAAGATGTAAAAGTTGGGGCTTTGGCAACTTACGGATTAGATTATGAAAAATTAGGTCGACAAACTGGAAAATTAGCAGTGAAGATTTTAAAAGGTGAAGCAAAACCAGCTGATTTAGCAGTAGATACGCCAACTGATTTGGACTTAGTAGTCAATGAAGATATGGCAAAAGCATTAGGGATTGACCCTTCAACGATAAAATAA
- a CDS encoding ABC transporter permease, with protein MDIIISSVSQGFLWSIMAIGVYLTYRILDVADLTAEASFPLGAAISASQIVSGTSPLIATIMGLGGGLLAGLVSGLLHTKLKIPALLAGILTMTGLYSVNLRIMGQANVSLLGKKTVMRLFNDLGMTNQIATLIVGVIASLIVILFLFLFFRTAIGLAIHATGDNNAMSEANGINTDNMKIIGYMISNGLIALSGALMAQSNGYADISMGIGTIVIGLASVIISEVLFKDVSFVKRLCLIILGSIIYRFIISFVLYLGVAPTDLKLFSAIILTICLSSPLIKNKLNRKKK; from the coding sequence ATGGATATCATAATTTCAAGTGTTTCTCAAGGATTTTTGTGGTCGATTATGGCTATTGGTGTGTACTTAACATACCGAATTCTAGATGTGGCAGATTTAACGGCAGAGGCTAGTTTTCCATTAGGTGCAGCTATAAGTGCTAGCCAAATTGTGTCAGGAACTTCTCCATTAATTGCAACAATAATGGGATTAGGTGGTGGATTATTAGCAGGACTTGTTTCAGGCTTACTTCACACTAAATTAAAAATCCCAGCATTACTTGCAGGGATATTAACCATGACAGGGTTGTATTCAGTTAATCTAAGAATCATGGGACAAGCGAATGTTTCATTATTAGGTAAAAAGACTGTCATGCGTTTGTTTAATGATTTAGGAATGACTAATCAAATCGCCACTTTAATCGTTGGTGTAATTGCTTCGTTAATTGTCATTTTATTCTTGTTCTTATTCTTTAGAACAGCCATTGGTCTAGCGATTCATGCAACAGGTGATAATAATGCGATGAGTGAGGCTAATGGGATTAACACAGACAATATGAAGATCATTGGCTATATGATATCAAATGGTTTAATTGCTCTATCAGGAGCTTTAATGGCCCAAAGTAATGGGTATGCTGATATTAGTATGGGGATTGGCACAATCGTTATTGGATTAGCTTCAGTCATTATCAGTGAGGTTTTATTTAAAGATGTTAGTTTTGTTAAACGATTATGTCTAATTATACTAGGGTCAATTATTTACCGATTCATTATTTCATTCGTACTGTATCTAGGTGTTGCACCAACAGACTTAAAATTATTCTCAGCAATTATTTTGACGATTTGTTTATCGTCACCTTTAATCAAAAATAAATTGAATCGAAAGAAAAAATAA
- a CDS encoding ABC transporter ATP-binding protein, whose amino-acid sequence MSATLTLTDIHKSFEVGTVNEHHVLRGVNLTLNEGDFVTVIGGNGAGKSTLLNCIAGNIPVDSGIILLEDMDITNQKTEKRAAHIGRVFQDPRMGTATRLSIEENLSIAYSRGKKRGLSLGVTDSQREEFKKQLVRLDLGLEERLKKEVGLLSGGQRQALTLLMATLVKPKLLLLDEHTAALDPKASQSVLSLTNKMVHEDQLTTLMITHNMEDAIKYGNRLVMLHEGKIVVDINQEQKEGLKVQDLMDLFQKNSGQALTDDALILS is encoded by the coding sequence ATGTCAGCAACATTAACATTGACGGATATACATAAAAGTTTTGAAGTGGGAACGGTGAATGAACATCATGTGTTACGTGGAGTAAACTTAACGTTAAATGAGGGTGATTTTGTCACAGTCATCGGTGGTAACGGAGCAGGGAAATCAACATTATTAAATTGTATCGCAGGAAATATTCCAGTCGATTCAGGGATAATACTCTTAGAAGACATGGATATTACCAATCAAAAAACTGAAAAACGTGCTGCTCATATCGGGCGAGTATTCCAAGATCCACGTATGGGGACAGCGACAAGATTAAGCATTGAAGAAAATTTATCGATTGCTTATTCACGTGGAAAAAAACGGGGGTTGTCTTTAGGTGTAACAGATAGTCAACGAGAAGAGTTTAAGAAACAGTTAGTGCGTTTAGATTTAGGATTAGAAGAACGACTAAAAAAAGAAGTTGGGCTACTATCTGGAGGACAACGCCAAGCACTGACACTACTTATGGCAACATTAGTAAAACCTAAACTATTATTACTAGATGAGCACACTGCTGCTCTTGATCCAAAAGCGAGTCAATCTGTTTTATCTTTAACCAATAAAATGGTTCATGAAGATCAATTAACGACACTCATGATTACGCATAATATGGAAGATGCTATAAAGTATGGGAATCGTTTGGTTATGTTACATGAAGGAAAAATAGTCGTTGATATTAATCAGGAACAAAAAGAAGGACTTAAAGTACAAGATCTAATGGATTTATTCCAAAAAAATAGTGGACAAGCATTAACAGATGATGCACTGATTTTATCATAA
- a CDS encoding TrmB family transcriptional regulator, protein METIIQIMKKYHFSEMETLVYTTLLEQDKLTGYEISKKSGVPRSKVYNILEKLLKKNLIIVNKSEPKLYRAISSDEFIERLEKDVKKDLAVLDKQLGGIKEAEEEDLLWKIEGYSHVIEKVEHLIKHSKSSLLIQIWKQDVSKELLLLLQDAEKRLDECVVILFDAEHHYDLPLNHYYKHGFEEDKLADFGSRWINVVRDEEEVVFGTLSEDANQTDVTWTKNNAMVSLSKEYIKHDAYTLKIIEEMPQELSSKYGHEFEKVRSIFKGE, encoded by the coding sequence ATGGAAACAATAATACAAATAATGAAAAAATATCATTTTTCTGAGATGGAGACATTAGTGTATACCACCTTGTTAGAACAAGATAAACTAACAGGTTATGAAATTAGCAAAAAGTCTGGTGTACCAAGGTCAAAAGTGTATAACATTTTAGAAAAGTTATTGAAAAAAAATTTAATTATTGTCAATAAATCAGAACCAAAGTTATATCGAGCAATTTCTTCAGATGAATTTATCGAACGCTTAGAAAAAGATGTTAAAAAAGATTTGGCAGTACTGGACAAGCAATTAGGCGGGATAAAAGAAGCTGAGGAAGAAGATTTATTGTGGAAAATCGAAGGGTATTCACATGTAATTGAAAAAGTGGAGCATTTAATCAAGCATTCAAAAAGTAGTTTGTTAATTCAAATATGGAAACAAGATGTCAGTAAAGAGCTATTATTATTATTGCAAGACGCGGAAAAAAGGTTAGATGAGTGTGTCGTAATTTTATTTGATGCTGAACATCATTATGACTTGCCGCTAAATCATTATTATAAACATGGATTTGAAGAAGATAAATTGGCTGATTTTGGTTCCAGGTGGATAAATGTTGTGCGTGATGAAGAAGAAGTCGTTTTTGGGACTTTGTCAGAAGACGCAAATCAAACCGATGTCACTTGGACAAAAAACAATGCGATGGTCAGTTTGTCAAAAGAATATATCAAACATGATGCTTATACATTAAAAATTATTGAAGAAATGCCTCAAGAATTAAGCAGTAAATATGGTCACGAATTTGAAAAAGTGCGGTCAATATTTAAGGGGGAATAA
- a CDS encoding sulfite exporter TauE/SafE family protein, whose translation MVRTVLLTLIILVNGFFAFTFVKDLMSHKEEFKEEKANVKWLPFTSFIMFFLSTFGISDFAIGTVLYPKLGWVNMKKLPGTLNTQCVIPVAAMALSYISGVNVGIKTLAICIIAQVIGAYIGPKFVVKLPEDTIKKFVGVGLIIAAFLIFAGQVNWIQSNGTATELYGGKLILAAFLLFVYGALNNIGIGSYALTMVTVYLLGMDPIAAFPIMMGACTFSVPIGSVQFIKFGEYSRKITLFTSVFGVLGVLVAVFLVKSLNTYMLKWVVIFVLLYSSYSMLAAQIKKGSQPV comes from the coding sequence ATGGTCAGAACGGTATTATTAACACTTATTATTTTAGTCAATGGATTCTTTGCTTTTACATTTGTGAAAGATTTAATGAGTCATAAAGAAGAATTTAAAGAAGAAAAAGCAAATGTAAAATGGTTGCCATTTACTTCATTTATCATGTTTTTCTTATCAACATTTGGTATTTCAGATTTTGCAATAGGAACAGTTCTTTATCCTAAATTAGGATGGGTTAACATGAAAAAATTACCAGGGACACTAAATACGCAATGTGTGATTCCTGTTGCAGCTATGGCGTTATCGTATATTTCAGGAGTAAATGTAGGAATTAAAACACTAGCGATTTGTATTATAGCACAAGTAATCGGTGCTTATATTGGGCCAAAATTTGTAGTGAAATTACCAGAAGATACCATTAAAAAATTCGTTGGTGTAGGATTAATCATTGCAGCATTCTTAATTTTTGCCGGACAAGTTAATTGGATTCAATCAAATGGCACAGCAACAGAATTATATGGTGGAAAACTTATTTTAGCAGCATTTTTATTATTTGTGTATGGTGCATTAAACAATATTGGGATTGGGTCATATGCTTTAACAATGGTGACAGTTTATTTATTAGGAATGGATCCAATCGCAGCATTTCCAATCATGATGGGAGCTTGTACATTCTCAGTGCCAATCGGAAGTGTTCAATTTATTAAATTTGGTGAATACAGCCGAAAAATCACACTATTTACTTCTGTTTTTGGGGTACTTGGTGTATTAGTTGCAGTGTTTTTAGTCAAATCATTAAATACTTACATGTTAAAATGGGTTGTCATTTTTGTACTACTTTATAGTTCATATTCAATGTTAGCTGCACAAATTAAAAAAGGATCACAACCAGTTTAG
- a CDS encoding ornithine cyclodeaminase family protein — MLFLKKEDIEKCFDMRAAMDASLEALKIYSEGRATIPLRTNIPVPKSEGQSLYMPGYVECDNGKDALGVKIVSVYPKNIEKNIPSVPATMVVLDAETGIVNAMIDGTYLTQLRTGAVQGAATELLARKDAKIGALIGTGGQAEGQLWAMLTARDLTEVRIFDIDFERASAFAKEMSDKYDINMIPTKTAQECVEGADIITSVTTSKQPTFSSEWVKKGAHINGVGAYTHDMCEIPREIIKEADVVIFDTMDGVLQEAGDFMQPLEDGYVSKEKYEGELGKLGLGKLTGRKHDEDITIFKTVGSAVLDVYVAQKMVEQAKEKNIGLTV, encoded by the coding sequence ATGTTATTTTTGAAAAAAGAAGATATTGAAAAATGTTTTGATATGAGAGCGGCAATGGATGCGTCTTTAGAAGCGTTAAAAATTTATTCAGAAGGTCGTGCTACTATTCCATTAAGAACGAATATTCCAGTACCAAAATCGGAAGGTCAAAGTCTTTATATGCCAGGATATGTTGAATGTGATAATGGCAAAGATGCTTTGGGAGTCAAAATTGTATCTGTTTATCCAAAAAATATTGAGAAGAATATTCCAAGTGTTCCAGCCACAATGGTAGTGTTGGATGCAGAAACAGGTATTGTGAATGCCATGATTGATGGCACCTACTTAACTCAATTAAGAACAGGTGCTGTCCAAGGAGCTGCAACAGAACTTTTAGCAAGGAAAGATGCTAAAATTGGTGCATTGATTGGAACGGGTGGTCAAGCAGAAGGTCAACTATGGGCTATGCTAACTGCTAGAGATTTAACAGAAGTTCGCATCTTTGATATTGATTTTGAGAGAGCTTCAGCGTTTGCTAAAGAGATGTCAGATAAATATGATATCAATATGATTCCTACAAAAACAGCACAAGAATGTGTTGAAGGAGCTGATATCATTACAAGTGTGACAACATCTAAACAACCAACATTTTCTAGTGAATGGGTGAAAAAAGGAGCTCATATAAATGGTGTAGGGGCTTATACACATGATATGTGTGAAATTCCGCGAGAGATTATTAAAGAAGCAGATGTGGTTATTTTTGACACGATGGATGGTGTCTTGCAAGAAGCAGGAGATTTCATGCAACCATTAGAAGATGGCTATGTATCAAAAGAAAAATATGAAGGTGAACTAGGTAAGCTTGGTTTAGGTAAATTAACTGGTAGAAAACATGATGAAGATATTACGATTTTCAAAACAGTTGGCTCAGCAGTGTTAGATGTTTATGTCGCTCAAAAAATGGTGGAACAAGCGAAAGAAAAAAATATTGGTTTAACTGTTTAA
- a CDS encoding TVP38/TMEM64 family protein → MRKLIKVFFVIGIILLLLAIFYAYSHQLCQNPTQLKQFIHHFGWYAPVIFIMIQIIQPILPIIPGGMSDVVGVVVFGKIIGVIYASAGLIIGEVILFILVRHYGRSFVLSILSEKSLPRLDKLIQLGNKHTIWMLIIVFLMPFGPDDLACLAAGFTNISFKNYLRTIILFKPLSVAIHCYLLLDVFKMVKIN, encoded by the coding sequence ATGAGAAAATTAATTAAGGTCTTTTTTGTTATTGGCATTATCTTGTTGCTCCTTGCTATATTTTATGCATACAGCCATCAATTATGCCAAAATCCAACACAATTAAAACAGTTTATTCATCATTTTGGGTGGTATGCACCGGTAATTTTTATCATGATTCAAATCATACAGCCTATTTTACCTATTATACCTGGTGGGATGAGCGATGTGGTCGGAGTTGTTGTTTTTGGCAAAATAATAGGAGTAATCTACGCGTCTGCTGGCCTGATAATAGGTGAAGTCATACTATTTATACTTGTTCGTCATTATGGTCGGTCATTTGTTTTATCGATTTTGTCGGAAAAAAGTTTACCTCGTTTAGATAAATTGATTCAACTAGGGAATAAACATACCATCTGGATGTTAATTATTGTCTTTTTGATGCCTTTTGGTCCTGATGATTTGGCTTGTTTAGCAGCAGGTTTTACAAATATATCATTTAAAAATTATCTAAGAACTATTATTTTGTTTAAACCATTGTCTGTTGCGATTCATTGTTATTTGTTATTGGATGTCTTTAAAATGGTGAAAATAAATTAA
- a CDS encoding DEAD/DEAH box helicase has translation MTKNKFNLFGIDESIINALDVLGYTSPTEVQKEVVPLLLEKKDIVVQSQTGSGKTAAFGIPVCDTVEWEERYPQVLILTPTRELATQIQDELFNIGRYKRLKVVSLFGKSSYQMQVKQLKQRTHIVVATPGRLYDHIMQKTINLSKINQVIIDEADEMFAMGFIEQLDQIMPRLPKKRTTALFSATMPDAVKRLSKKYLHNPVYVEIKKTDDQKKRISQYYQWTADDEKSAQFKDTLIVENPETSIIFCNTKIMVEELTKQLKNLGVNCEMLHGGMEQRDRTRVIKDYKRGYIHCLVATDVAARGIDVSDIKLVVNYDIPDKVETYTHRIGRTARFEKSGKAISFVNSKDKSSFKAIMAKEGDSLEEMRRPNQELVKEMKRPFLDRQLESPKLRKEKGLSFKEDIMKIHINAGKKQKMRAGDIVGALCQIDGMTADDIGVIDLLDISTFVDILNGKGELVLKTLQTKPIKGRLRKVNQSNITKYEQDLQKYQR, from the coding sequence ATGACAAAAAATAAATTTAATCTTTTCGGAATCGATGAGTCAATTATTAATGCACTTGACGTTTTAGGCTATACCTCACCAACTGAGGTGCAAAAAGAAGTGGTTCCTTTGTTACTTGAAAAAAAAGATATCGTGGTTCAATCTCAGACTGGTAGTGGAAAAACAGCGGCATTTGGTATTCCTGTATGTGATACTGTTGAATGGGAAGAACGATACCCACAAGTTTTGATACTAACACCAACTAGAGAACTCGCTACACAAATCCAAGATGAATTATTCAATATTGGTCGATATAAACGTTTAAAAGTAGTGAGTTTATTTGGTAAAAGTTCTTATCAAATGCAAGTCAAACAACTTAAGCAACGAACACATATTGTAGTAGCAACGCCTGGTAGATTGTATGATCATATCATGCAAAAAACGATCAACCTAAGTAAAATCAATCAAGTGATAATTGACGAGGCAGATGAGATGTTTGCGATGGGATTTATCGAGCAACTTGATCAGATTATGCCGAGATTACCAAAGAAAAGAACGACCGCCCTGTTTTCAGCAACAATGCCTGATGCAGTGAAACGATTATCTAAAAAGTACCTACATAATCCAGTGTATGTTGAAATTAAAAAAACTGATGACCAAAAGAAACGTATTTCACAATATTATCAATGGACAGCTGATGATGAAAAAAGCGCACAGTTTAAAGATACATTGATTGTTGAAAATCCTGAGACAAGTATTATCTTTTGTAATACTAAGATTATGGTTGAAGAGTTAACGAAGCAACTAAAAAATCTAGGTGTTAATTGTGAAATGTTACATGGTGGGATGGAACAACGAGATAGAACACGAGTGATTAAAGATTACAAACGTGGATACATTCATTGTTTAGTCGCAACAGATGTCGCAGCTAGAGGGATTGACGTATCAGACATTAAGCTAGTTGTGAATTATGATATTCCTGATAAAGTTGAAACATATACGCATCGAATCGGTCGTACAGCTCGTTTTGAGAAAAGTGGGAAAGCCATATCATTTGTCAATTCGAAAGATAAATCCTCTTTTAAAGCGATTATGGCAAAAGAAGGCGATAGTCTTGAAGAGATGCGTCGTCCAAATCAAGAGTTAGTAAAAGAGATGAAACGTCCATTTTTAGATAGACAATTAGAATCTCCAAAATTACGCAAAGAAAAAGGATTATCATTTAAAGAAGATATCATGAAAATTCATATCAATGCTGGAAAAAAACAAAAAATGCGCGCCGGTGATATTGTAGGAGCTTTGTGCCAAATTGATGGTATGACTGCTGATGATATTGGGGTGATTGATCTATTAGATATTTCAACTTTTGTTGATATATTAAATGGTAAAGGTGAGCTAGTTTTAAAAACGTTACAAACCAAACCTATTAAAGGCCGTTTACGAAAAGTTAACCAATCAAATATCACAAAATATGAGCAAGATTTACAAAAATATCAACGCTAA
- a CDS encoding prepilin peptidase yields MLNGYILLFFLGASLASFFVLVGQRTRNGQSIVLPKSHCSVCRHELSWYELVPVFSFLFLRGKCLFCFSTIPRQSIYWEVVSGLLFILLYCLLESLSLFIGLNVLWFISVIVINYKI; encoded by the coding sequence ATGTTGAATGGTTATATTTTATTATTTTTCCTTGGAGCCAGTTTGGCTTCTTTTTTTGTTTTAGTTGGTCAACGCACAAGAAATGGTCAGTCAATTGTACTACCAAAATCACATTGCAGTGTTTGTAGGCATGAGCTTTCATGGTATGAACTGGTTCCTGTTTTTTCTTTTTTATTTTTAAGAGGAAAATGTTTGTTTTGTTTTTCAACGATTCCAAGGCAAAGTATCTATTGGGAAGTTGTTTCCGGATTATTATTTATTTTATTATATTGTTTGTTGGAAAGTTTGAGTCTATTTATTGGTTTAAATGTGTTATGGTTTATAAGTGTCATAGTGATTAATTACAAAATATAA
- a CDS encoding thymidine kinase has protein sequence MAQLFFKYGAMNSGKTIEILKVAHNYEEQNKPVVLMTSGLDTRDEIGIVSSRIGLRREAIPIFHDTNVYDTVSKMCNKPYCILVDESQFLEQAHVVQFARIVDELDIPVMAFGLKNDFKNELFEGSKYLLLYADKIEELKTICWFCHKKATMNLRMDNNKPVYTGEQIQIGGNEAYYPVCRKHYVNPPLSNRKDEENV, from the coding sequence ATGGCTCAATTATTTTTTAAATATGGTGCAATGAATAGTGGGAAAACGATTGAAATTTTAAAAGTCGCACACAATTATGAAGAACAAAATAAACCAGTCGTGTTGATGACAAGTGGATTAGATACAAGAGATGAAATAGGTATCGTTTCAAGTCGTATAGGATTACGTCGTGAGGCTATTCCCATTTTTCATGATACAAATGTTTATGATACAGTGAGTAAGATGTGTAATAAACCATACTGTATATTGGTTGATGAATCGCAATTTCTAGAACAAGCTCATGTGGTACAATTTGCTAGAATTGTGGATGAACTTGATATTCCTGTGATGGCATTTGGCTTAAAAAATGATTTTAAAAATGAGTTATTCGAAGGCTCTAAATATTTATTATTATATGCAGATAAAATTGAGGAATTAAAAACGATTTGTTGGTTTTGTCATAAAAAAGCTACAATGAATCTAAGAATGGATAATAATAAACCTGTTTATACAGGTGAACAAATTCAAATAGGTGGCAATGAAGCTTACTACCCAGTTTGTCGTAAGCATTATGTGAATCCACCACTGTCAAATCGAAAGGATGAAGAAAATGTTTGA
- the prfA gene encoding peptide chain release factor 1: MFDQLQAIEDRYEELAELLSDPDVVSDTKRFMELSKEEAGTRETVDVYRRYKEVTQGISDTEELLGEKLDDEMQEMAKEELSELKTEKEELEERIKILLLPKDPNDDKNIILEIRGAAGGDEAALFAGDLFEMYQSYSQNQGWTFEVMDANITDIGGYKEVTVMITGDSVFSKLKYESGAHRVQRVPSTESQGRVHTSTATVVVLPEAEEVELDLEDKDIRVDIYHASGAGGQHVNKTASAVRLTHIPTGIVVAMQDERSQLKNREKAMKVLRARVYDQLQQESRSEYDANRKSAVGTGDRSERIRTYNFPQNRVTDHRIGLTIQKLDQILAGKLDEIVDALIIYDQTAQLEKLNG; encoded by the coding sequence ATGTTTGATCAATTACAAGCGATAGAAGACCGTTATGAAGAATTAGCGGAATTACTAAGTGACCCAGATGTCGTAAGTGACACGAAGCGTTTTATGGAGCTATCAAAAGAAGAAGCAGGAACACGTGAAACAGTTGACGTGTACCGCCGATACAAAGAAGTCACTCAAGGCATTTCAGATACGGAAGAGTTATTAGGTGAAAAACTTGATGATGAGATGCAAGAGATGGCTAAAGAAGAGTTATCTGAATTAAAAACTGAAAAAGAAGAATTAGAAGAACGTATTAAAATTCTTTTATTACCTAAAGACCCGAATGATGATAAAAATATTATCTTGGAGATCCGTGGTGCAGCAGGTGGAGATGAAGCCGCATTATTTGCTGGCGATTTATTTGAGATGTATCAAAGTTATTCACAAAATCAAGGATGGACGTTTGAAGTCATGGATGCCAACATCACTGATATTGGTGGATATAAAGAAGTCACTGTGATGATTACAGGAGACAGTGTCTTTTCAAAACTAAAATATGAAAGTGGCGCACATCGTGTACAACGTGTTCCATCAACTGAATCTCAAGGTCGTGTTCACACGTCAACAGCAACAGTCGTTGTCTTACCTGAAGCAGAAGAAGTTGAGTTAGACTTAGAAGACAAAGACATTCGTGTGGATATTTATCATGCAAGTGGAGCCGGTGGACAGCACGTCAATAAAACAGCTTCTGCCGTTCGTTTGACACATATTCCAACAGGGATTGTTGTAGCTATGCAGGATGAGCGTTCTCAGTTGAAAAATAGAGAAAAAGCGATGAAAGTGTTGCGTGCTAGAGTATATGATCAATTGCAACAAGAAAGCCGTAGTGAATACGATGCTAACCGTAAGTCAGCTGTTGGTACGGGAGATCGCTCTGAGCGTATTCGGACATATAACTTCCCACAAAATCGTGTGACGGATCATAGAATTGGTTTGACCATTCAAAAATTAGACCAAATCTTAGCCGGAAAATTAGACGAAATTGTGGATGCGTTGATTATTTATGATCAAACAGCTCAATTGGAGAAATTAAATGGATAA
- the prmC gene encoding peptide chain release factor N(5)-glutamine methyltransferase: MDKPVTYFEVLKWASSFLEEHNKETEIAEYLLLEYNNWNKTNLLLHFNKEVPEEIVHRLKTDLVKVSENYPPQYLIGSCEFYGERFVVSEDTLIPRPETEELVELCLTENDLTKKSVIDIGTGTGVIAISLKKNRPNWDVVAVDLSSSALEIAKKNALQLDTSIDFYLGDALEPVMDETFDIIISNPPYIGEDEWPEMDESVRTHEPKMALFADNKGLAIYEKIAKESTKVLNEKGKIYLEIGYTQGMSVSRLFEEYFPQKVVEVVKDMSGHDRMIKVY; the protein is encoded by the coding sequence ATGGATAAACCTGTTACATATTTTGAAGTCCTGAAATGGGCTTCTTCTTTTTTAGAAGAGCATAATAAAGAAACGGAGATTGCTGAATACCTATTGTTAGAATATAATAACTGGAATAAGACAAACCTCTTATTGCATTTCAATAAAGAAGTACCTGAAGAGATAGTGCATCGATTAAAAACTGATTTAGTTAAGGTGAGTGAAAATTACCCGCCACAATATTTAATAGGGTCATGTGAATTTTATGGTGAACGTTTTGTTGTGTCAGAAGATACGTTGATTCCAAGACCTGAAACAGAAGAACTCGTTGAACTGTGTTTAACAGAAAATGATTTAACTAAAAAATCAGTTATTGATATTGGCACGGGTACAGGTGTTATTGCGATTTCTCTGAAAAAAAATCGCCCTAACTGGGATGTAGTAGCCGTTGATTTATCATCAAGTGCTTTAGAAATTGCAAAGAAAAACGCATTACAACTAGATACATCAATTGATTTTTATTTAGGGGATGCCTTAGAACCAGTCATGGATGAAACGTTTGATATTATCATCTCAAATCCACCTTATATTGGAGAAGACGAGTGGCCAGAGATGGATGAATCCGTTAGAACACATGAGCCTAAAATGGCTTTATTTGCTGATAATAAAGGATTAGCGATTTATGAAAAAATAGCTAAGGAATCAACAAAGGTATTAAATGAAAAGGGTAAAATTTATTTAGAAATTGGCTACACACAAGGAATGAGTGTCTCACGACTTTTTGAAGAATACTTTCCGCAAAAAGTTGTAGAAGTAGTCAAGGATATGTCTGGTCATGATCGAATGATTAAAGTTTATTAA